A DNA window from Bradyrhizobium sp. CCBAU 53421 contains the following coding sequences:
- a CDS encoding ABC transporter ATP-binding protein: protein MDSVAQRLSVVGAGAALELRGVTRLFGALAALTDVTITVRPGERRAVLGSNGAGKTTLFNCITGDFPPSSGTIRFFGEDITEFPPYERIRRGLRRTYQISALFPGLTVQDNVYLACRGVSRGRFSFLRPGQNDALMHATETLVQAVHLAGVKDQRVAELAHGQQRQLEIALALAGAPRFILFDEPAAGLSPTERRELIEILTSLPAHIGYIIIEHDMDVALRVVESVTMMHNGRIFKEGLPREIESDPEVQELYLGGGHE, encoded by the coding sequence ATGGATAGCGTCGCGCAGCGCCTGTCGGTGGTCGGCGCCGGCGCGGCGCTGGAGCTGCGCGGAGTGACGCGGCTGTTCGGCGCACTGGCGGCGCTGACCGACGTCACCATCACCGTGCGGCCGGGCGAGCGCCGCGCGGTGCTCGGCTCGAACGGCGCCGGCAAGACCACGCTGTTCAATTGCATCACCGGCGACTTCCCGCCCTCCTCCGGCACGATCCGCTTCTTCGGCGAGGACATCACCGAGTTCCCGCCGTATGAGCGCATCCGCCGGGGCTTGCGCCGCACCTATCAGATCTCGGCACTGTTCCCCGGCCTCACGGTGCAGGACAACGTCTACCTCGCCTGCCGCGGCGTCTCGCGCGGACGGTTCTCGTTCCTGCGCCCGGGGCAGAACGATGCGCTGATGCACGCGACCGAGACGCTGGTGCAGGCCGTGCATCTTGCCGGCGTGAAGGACCAGCGCGTCGCCGAGCTCGCGCACGGCCAGCAGCGCCAGCTCGAGATCGCGCTGGCGCTGGCCGGCGCGCCGCGCTTCATCCTGTTCGACGAGCCGGCGGCCGGGCTGTCGCCGACCGAGCGGCGCGAGCTGATCGAGATCCTGACCTCGCTGCCGGCCCATATCGGCTACATCATCATCGAGCACGACATGGACGTCGCACTGCGCGTCGTCGAGAGCGTGACGATGATGCACAACGGCCGCATCTTCAAGGAAGGCCTGCCGCGCGAGATCGAATCCGATCCCGAGGTGCAGGAGCTCTATCTCGGAGGCGGCCATGAATGA
- a CDS encoding branched-chain amino acid ABC transporter permease, producing MSLLQSTQFRPDPSVSPTRRALIRAWPEFQNPAAWLVALILVIMPLIANGFFLIEIFATTLILGIIALSLMFLAGYGGMVSLMQLTIAGFAGYMVAVFGMSGNANISLGWPWWLATPMALALATLFGTLGGALAVRTEGIYTIMITLAIGAAFYYFTNQNWAIFNGHTGINTVATPHFWGVDWRSDIAFYYVTLGVAAICYFAVQYVSRAPFGLALQGVRDNPRRMAALGFNPNAHRIAAYAFAAFIAALGGVLQVWNYRQISPGSVSVGACIDVLIIAVVGGITRPIGPFIGALIFVLLRTFALDVLIKLGLDGNRFRLLIGLGFLAIVFWSSDGVIGLWERWRRRSASSTQRSGGGRHG from the coding sequence ATGTCGTTGCTGCAGAGCACCCAGTTCCGCCCCGATCCATCCGTCAGCCCGACCCGTCGCGCCCTGATCCGTGCCTGGCCCGAATTCCAGAATCCGGCGGCTTGGCTGGTCGCGCTGATCCTCGTGATCATGCCGCTGATCGCCAACGGCTTCTTCCTGATCGAGATCTTCGCCACCACGCTGATCCTCGGCATCATCGCGCTGAGCCTGATGTTCCTCGCCGGCTATGGCGGCATGGTCAGCCTGATGCAGCTGACGATCGCGGGCTTCGCCGGCTACATGGTCGCGGTGTTCGGCATGAGCGGCAATGCCAATATCAGCCTCGGCTGGCCGTGGTGGCTCGCAACCCCAATGGCGCTGGCGTTGGCGACGCTGTTCGGCACGCTCGGCGGCGCGCTCGCGGTACGCACCGAGGGCATCTACACCATCATGATCACGCTCGCGATCGGCGCGGCGTTCTACTACTTCACCAACCAGAACTGGGCGATCTTCAATGGCCATACCGGCATCAACACCGTGGCGACGCCGCATTTCTGGGGCGTCGACTGGCGCTCCGATATCGCCTTCTACTATGTGACGCTCGGCGTCGCCGCGATCTGCTACTTCGCCGTCCAGTATGTCTCGCGCGCGCCGTTCGGCCTCGCGCTGCAGGGCGTCCGCGACAACCCCCGCCGCATGGCGGCGCTCGGCTTCAATCCCAACGCCCACCGCATCGCGGCCTACGCCTTCGCCGCCTTCATAGCCGCGCTCGGCGGCGTACTGCAGGTCTGGAACTACCGGCAGATCTCGCCGGGCTCGGTCAGCGTCGGGGCCTGCATCGACGTCCTGATCATCGCCGTGGTCGGCGGCATCACGCGGCCGATCGGCCCGTTCATCGGCGCGCTGATCTTCGTGCTGCTGCGTACCTTCGCGCTCGACGTGTTGATCAAGCTCGGGCTCGACGGCAACCGCTTCCGGCTGCTGATCGGGCTCGGCTTCCTCGCCATCGTATTCTGGTCGTCCGACGGCGTGATCGGCCTCTGGGAACGCTGGCGGCGCCGCAGCGCATCCTCGACGCAACGTTCGGGCGGAGGCCGCCATGGATAG
- a CDS encoding branched-chain amino acid ABC transporter permease yields MARFIERHPAWALIVIIAVAVLAWLVFAIWPPGLEAAIGRKRVFLNAVLNGITLGGLYFLVASGFTLIFGLMRNVNLAHGSLYLFGGYIGYAISAWTGSWILSFIVAFIAVAMVGVILQLAVFRRMEGQDLRQTMVTIGLSIVFADLMLWVFGGDFYQVQTPSWLIGPVQLPLLTAIKSSGEPVYLQYPLVRLVIFAASVVIGIAMWLALNRTRIGMIVRAGVDDRDILAATGVRIQLVFVLVFALGAGLAGIAGVVGGTFQSLSPGEDTRFLLASLVVVIVGGMGSIPGAALGAVIIGLAEQLGSVYIPTYAIVVTFLIMVLVLALRPQGLLARR; encoded by the coding sequence ATGGCCAGGTTCATCGAACGCCATCCGGCCTGGGCGCTGATCGTGATCATCGCGGTCGCGGTGCTCGCGTGGCTGGTGTTCGCGATCTGGCCGCCGGGGCTGGAGGCCGCGATCGGCCGCAAGCGCGTGTTCCTCAACGCCGTGCTGAACGGCATCACGCTCGGCGGGCTGTATTTCCTGGTGGCCAGCGGCTTCACGCTGATCTTCGGCCTGATGCGCAACGTCAACCTCGCGCACGGCTCGCTCTATCTGTTCGGCGGCTATATCGGCTACGCCATCAGCGCCTGGACCGGGTCGTGGATCCTCTCCTTCATCGTCGCCTTCATCGCGGTGGCGATGGTCGGCGTGATCCTGCAACTCGCCGTGTTCCGTCGCATGGAGGGTCAGGACCTCAGGCAAACGATGGTGACGATCGGGCTCTCGATCGTGTTCGCCGATCTGATGCTCTGGGTGTTCGGCGGCGACTTCTACCAGGTCCAGACCCCGAGCTGGCTGATCGGCCCGGTACAGCTGCCGCTGCTCACCGCGATCAAATCATCGGGCGAGCCGGTCTATCTGCAATATCCGCTGGTGCGGCTCGTGATCTTCGCGGCCTCCGTCGTGATCGGCATCGCGATGTGGCTCGCGCTCAACCGCACGCGGATCGGCATGATCGTGCGCGCGGGGGTCGACGACCGCGACATCCTCGCCGCGACCGGGGTGCGGATCCAACTCGTGTTCGTGCTGGTGTTCGCGCTCGGCGCAGGCCTTGCCGGCATCGCCGGCGTCGTCGGCGGCACCTTCCAGTCGCTGTCGCCGGGCGAAGACACCCGCTTCCTGCTGGCCTCGCTCGTGGTCGTGATCGTCGGCGGCATGGGCTCGATCCCGGGCGCTGCGCTCGGTGCCGTCATCATCGGGCTCGCCGAGCAGCTCGGCTCGGTCTACATCCCGACCTACGCCATCGTCGTCACCTTCCTGATCATGGTGCTGGTGCTGGCGCTGCGGCCGCAGGGCCTGCTCGCGAGGCGATGA
- a CDS encoding helix-turn-helix transcriptional regulator: protein MSRALAVFHGRFGRATVYQLNRPFNVHAHREGHLIFHVGGTPAQIDVSEQRLLLKDDTVVAVNPWEPHNFLPTDMDHGAIFFVLYVNAEWFAPQPASAQGLRFGRTFFPRTEALDRLIRRTAALVCGAPSLRSLDCELRQLIDSCYEESWQAAQDARAAAAVTDFRVRKSIKLMSESPGAEIELDAIAREAGLSRPHFYRLFRTQTGVTPHLYMNTLIMEQALDALVATEAPIADIGFDLGFSSQSGFTRFFAANVGMAPTDYRRAAKVLRP from the coding sequence ATGAGCAGGGCGCTTGCCGTCTTCCACGGCCGGTTCGGTCGCGCGACGGTCTATCAGTTGAACCGCCCCTTCAACGTGCATGCGCACCGCGAAGGGCACCTGATCTTTCATGTCGGCGGCACGCCGGCGCAGATCGACGTCTCGGAGCAGCGGCTGCTGCTCAAGGACGACACCGTCGTTGCGGTCAATCCGTGGGAACCGCACAATTTCCTGCCGACCGACATGGACCACGGTGCGATCTTCTTCGTGCTCTACGTCAATGCCGAATGGTTTGCGCCGCAGCCCGCAAGCGCACAGGGCCTGCGGTTCGGCCGCACCTTCTTTCCGCGCACCGAGGCGCTCGACCGGCTGATCCGCCGCACCGCAGCACTGGTGTGCGGCGCGCCGTCGCTGCGCAGCCTCGACTGCGAGCTCAGGCAATTGATCGACTCCTGCTACGAGGAGAGCTGGCAGGCGGCGCAGGATGCGCGCGCCGCCGCCGCGGTGACCGATTTCCGGGTCCGCAAATCCATCAAGCTGATGTCGGAAAGCCCCGGCGCCGAGATCGAGCTCGACGCGATCGCGCGCGAAGCGGGCCTGTCGCGGCCGCATTTCTACCGGCTGTTCCGTACCCAGACCGGCGTCACCCCTCACCTCTACATGAATACGCTGATCATGGAGCAGGCGCTGGATGCGCTGGTGGCGACCGAAGCGCCGATCGCCGATATCGGCTTCGATCTCGGCTTCTCCTCGCAGAGCGGTTTCACCCGCTTCTTCGCCGCAAATGTCGGCATGGCCCCGACCGACTATCGCCGTGCCGCCAAGGTGTTGCGGCCGTAA
- a CDS encoding ABC transporter substrate-binding protein — MLKGRLGLIALSSLLLSGTAFAQEKIKVGVTATLEGTYTVLGEDGMRGHQTALNVLGKKIGDKELEFIVASTDATPDSAVRAVRKLIEQDKVQILLSPLSGDEGIAVKNFAKTHPELTFVNAASGAQETTYVDPAPNFFRYNMDGAQWQVGLGKYAYETKGYRKIATVGEDYSFIYTQVFGLVLEFCGAGGQVTNRQWVPLGTKDFASVIAALPDDVDAIYLGLGGADAVNFLNQYQQAGGKAHLMGGSIMIDQTILSSKGSAKNALIGTIAASGQADTWEDPGWQKFVKAYQDSFPESKRFPSPSLLATNYYGSTMALILALRQVNGDLSNNQAKLKDALAKIEIDAPNGKIKLDANRQAIGTNFVTEVVDDGKGALFSKVVKVIPNVNQTLGYDPAVFAKIGLPSRTVPECKKY, encoded by the coding sequence ATGTTGAAAGGCCGTTTGGGACTGATTGCGTTGAGCAGCCTGTTGCTTTCGGGCACGGCGTTCGCCCAGGAGAAGATCAAGGTCGGTGTCACCGCAACGCTCGAGGGCACCTATACGGTGCTCGGCGAGGACGGCATGCGCGGCCACCAGACCGCGCTCAACGTGCTCGGCAAGAAGATCGGCGACAAGGAGCTCGAATTCATCGTCGCCTCGACCGACGCGACGCCCGATTCCGCGGTGCGCGCGGTGCGTAAGCTGATCGAGCAAGACAAGGTGCAGATCCTGCTGTCGCCGCTGTCCGGCGACGAAGGCATCGCGGTGAAGAACTTTGCAAAAACCCATCCGGAGCTGACCTTCGTCAACGCCGCCTCCGGCGCGCAGGAGACGACCTATGTCGATCCGGCGCCGAACTTCTTCCGCTACAACATGGACGGCGCGCAGTGGCAGGTCGGCCTCGGCAAATACGCCTATGAGACCAAGGGCTATCGCAAGATCGCGACCGTCGGCGAGGACTACTCCTTCATCTATACCCAGGTGTTCGGCCTGGTGCTGGAATTCTGCGGCGCCGGCGGCCAGGTCACCAACCGGCAATGGGTGCCGCTCGGCACCAAGGACTTCGCCTCGGTGATCGCCGCGCTGCCCGACGATGTCGACGCGATCTATCTCGGCCTCGGCGGCGCCGACGCCGTCAACTTCCTCAACCAGTATCAGCAGGCCGGCGGCAAGGCGCATCTGATGGGCGGCTCGATCATGATCGACCAGACCATCCTGTCGTCGAAGGGCAGCGCCAAGAACGCGCTGATCGGCACCATCGCGGCGAGCGGCCAGGCCGATACCTGGGAGGATCCGGGCTGGCAGAAATTCGTGAAGGCCTATCAGGACTCGTTCCCGGAGAGCAAACGCTTCCCGAGCCCGTCGCTGCTCGCCACCAATTATTACGGCTCGACCATGGCGCTGATCCTGGCGCTGCGGCAGGTCAATGGCGATCTCTCCAACAATCAGGCCAAGCTGAAGGACGCGCTTGCCAAGATCGAGATCGACGCCCCGAACGGCAAGATCAAGCTCGACGCCAATCGCCAGGCCATCGGCACCAACTTCGTCACCGAGGTGGTCGATGACGGCAAGGGCGCGCTGTTCAGCAAGGTCGTGAAGGTGATCCCGAACGTCAACCAGACGTTGGGCTACGATCCGGCGGTGTTCGCCAAGATCGGCCTGCCGAGCCGCACGGTTCCGGAGTGCAAGAAGTACTGA
- a CDS encoding SDR family NAD(P)-dependent oxidoreductase: MSTERKVAVVTGASQGIGAGIVQAFRDRNCSVVATSRSIKPATDADIVTVAGDVGAAGTAEDVFKAALERFGRVDTLVNNAGIFMAKPFTAYTQNDYASYISTNVTGFFNMTQRALELMSKQGHGHVVTITTSLVDQPMSSVPAALASLTKGALNAATRALAIEYARSGIRVNAVSPGIIKTPMHPAEAHPALAALHPIGRMGEIPDIVDAVLYLDGASFVTGEVLHVDGGQAAGHHMP, translated from the coding sequence ATGAGCACGGAGCGGAAAGTCGCAGTGGTGACCGGCGCATCGCAGGGGATCGGCGCCGGCATCGTTCAGGCCTTCAGGGATCGCAACTGCAGCGTCGTTGCGACGTCGCGCTCGATCAAGCCGGCCACTGATGCGGATATCGTCACGGTGGCGGGCGATGTCGGCGCAGCCGGTACGGCGGAGGATGTGTTCAAGGCGGCGCTGGAACGCTTCGGCCGCGTCGACACGCTGGTCAACAACGCCGGCATCTTCATGGCGAAGCCCTTCACGGCCTACACCCAGAATGACTACGCCAGCTACATCTCGACCAACGTGACCGGCTTTTTCAACATGACCCAACGCGCGCTGGAGCTGATGAGCAAGCAGGGCCACGGTCACGTCGTCACCATCACGACAAGTCTCGTCGACCAGCCGATGAGCAGCGTTCCCGCCGCCCTCGCCTCATTGACCAAGGGCGCCTTGAACGCCGCAACCCGCGCGCTCGCCATCGAATATGCAAGAAGCGGAATCCGCGTCAACGCGGTGTCGCCCGGAATCATCAAGACCCCGATGCACCCGGCGGAGGCGCATCCGGCGCTGGCGGCGCTTCACCCGATCGGCAGGATGGGTGAGATCCCCGACATCGTCGACGCCGTGCTTTATCTCGATGGCGCCAGCTTCGTAACCGGAGAAGTGCTCCACGTCGACGGCGGACAGGCCGCCGGCCACCATATGCCGTAG
- a CDS encoding acyl-CoA dehydrogenase family protein, with product MAIDFTLTAQQRELQLTSRKFAREVLAEARTAELLATPEQRFLATKPTYEAMVAAGYLRKCIPAPAGGDNAGMIDMAILAEEFYSVNPSVTLTMLGSVLGLLPLLLGGTLEQCQRLLAPFLKTSGAPLAAFCSSEPGGSANAASPPPGQGVRTTARREGDNWLINGRKKWVSSATGWNREGADLLTIVCRTDPAAAPDAAISIIAVQGPVNGLVFERAIDSIGHRAHLVPQFGFQNVAAPQHNLLGQQGAGLALTAAAFTGTAALVGIFGVALMRAAFAFALDFARSEKRGGVHPIIEHQAVGYALADAKTTIEAARYLSWRACHALDTQSPAAEELSVQAKIFGSEAAVRVITDLMRVVGIDSYDHEAPFGGLLQDALALPIFDGGNLGIRRRQLHTTFKSRDYSPLAASGAA from the coding sequence ATGGCGATCGATTTCACGCTCACGGCGCAGCAGCGCGAACTGCAACTCACGTCCCGCAAATTCGCCAGGGAGGTGCTGGCCGAGGCCAGGACGGCCGAACTGCTGGCAACGCCGGAGCAGCGCTTTCTCGCCACCAAACCGACCTACGAGGCGATGGTTGCGGCCGGCTATTTGCGCAAGTGCATTCCGGCGCCGGCGGGCGGCGATAATGCCGGCATGATCGACATGGCGATCCTGGCCGAGGAATTCTACAGCGTGAACCCCAGCGTGACGCTCACCATGCTCGGCAGCGTGCTCGGCTTGCTGCCGCTGCTGCTCGGCGGCACGCTGGAGCAGTGCCAGCGCCTGCTCGCGCCGTTCCTGAAGACGAGCGGCGCGCCGCTCGCCGCGTTCTGCTCCAGCGAACCGGGCGGCAGCGCCAACGCCGCCTCACCACCGCCCGGCCAGGGCGTCCGCACCACAGCCCGGCGCGAGGGCGACAATTGGCTGATCAACGGCCGCAAGAAATGGGTGTCCTCGGCCACCGGCTGGAATCGCGAGGGCGCCGATCTCCTGACCATCGTGTGCCGCACCGATCCGGCGGCAGCGCCCGATGCGGCCATCTCGATCATCGCCGTGCAGGGACCGGTGAACGGTCTGGTGTTCGAACGCGCCATCGACAGCATCGGTCATCGCGCGCATCTCGTGCCGCAGTTCGGCTTTCAGAACGTCGCGGCGCCGCAGCACAATCTGCTCGGACAGCAAGGTGCTGGTCTGGCGCTGACCGCGGCGGCGTTCACCGGCACCGCGGCGCTGGTCGGAATCTTCGGCGTCGCGCTGATGCGGGCAGCCTTCGCGTTCGCGCTGGATTTTGCCCGCAGCGAAAAACGCGGCGGCGTCCACCCCATCATCGAGCATCAGGCGGTCGGCTACGCGCTCGCCGACGCCAAGACCACGATCGAGGCGGCACGCTATCTCAGCTGGCGCGCCTGCCATGCACTCGACACCCAGTCGCCGGCGGCCGAGGAGCTTTCGGTGCAGGCCAAGATCTTCGGCTCGGAAGCTGCCGTGCGCGTCATCACCGACCTGATGCGGGTGGTCGGCATCGATAGCTACGATCATGAGGCCCCGTTCGGCGGCCTGCTCCAGGACGCGCTCGCGCTGCCGATCTTCGACGGCGGCAATCTCGGCATCCGGCGGCGGCAACTGCACACGACGTTCAAGAGCCGCGATTACAGCCCGCTCGCCGCGAGCGGTGCGGCGTAG
- a CDS encoding class I SAM-dependent methyltransferase gives MQNTGAQYNWSDPDAYEAFMGRWSAHLANRFPTLANVTPGSRVLDVGCGTGVLTKAFAETGAHVIGIDASEGYLEGARRGRSHPNISYELGDMRRMRFGDGEFDASVSTLALDVIPEVEQVVAEMKRVTRPGGVVASGIHQFFGGMPAFDLVIHTAAVLDAGFDSLRSRRAGRQHFWPGGQSLLWRKIGLTDVTENPVVVDCEYPSFADYWATFTSGQGIISGALMTLSTEVRGSIERHVRSGYLAGLPDGPRSFPMMFRVVRGVVPA, from the coding sequence ATGCAAAATACAGGGGCACAATACAACTGGTCTGATCCCGACGCCTACGAGGCCTTTATGGGGCGCTGGAGTGCGCATCTGGCAAACCGATTTCCTACTCTGGCCAATGTAACTCCGGGTAGCCGCGTGCTCGATGTGGGCTGCGGAACTGGTGTATTGACGAAGGCGTTCGCCGAGACGGGCGCGCATGTGATCGGAATTGATGCATCGGAGGGCTATCTGGAAGGCGCCCGCCGCGGCCGGTCCCACCCGAACATCTCATATGAACTCGGCGATATGCGGCGCATGCGGTTCGGTGATGGTGAGTTCGACGCGTCCGTTTCAACGCTGGCCCTGGACGTTATCCCGGAGGTCGAGCAAGTAGTTGCCGAGATGAAGCGCGTGACCCGTCCTGGCGGAGTGGTCGCATCCGGTATTCATCAGTTTTTTGGCGGTATGCCCGCATTTGACCTCGTCATTCACACCGCTGCCGTGCTCGACGCCGGCTTCGATAGTCTGAGATCCAGGCGGGCCGGGCGCCAGCACTTCTGGCCTGGCGGCCAATCCTTGCTGTGGCGGAAGATTGGCCTTACCGATGTGACCGAGAATCCTGTCGTCGTGGATTGCGAGTACCCATCATTTGCAGATTATTGGGCGACCTTCACCAGCGGCCAAGGGATCATCTCGGGCGCTTTAATGACGCTGTCGACCGAAGTCCGAGGTTCGATCGAGCGACATGTTCGATCCGGGTATCTAGCTGGCTTGCCCGATGGACCTCGGTCATTTCCGATGATGTTCCGTGTAGTTCGTGGCGTGGTCCCAGCCTGA
- a CDS encoding helix-turn-helix domain-containing protein → MEWSTRPARPDQPFGSWADDLAAAFVRLEPRRIAEESFAGAICKVDAAPLQISRVTASGHIVHRLASHIAASTDDLCFVNLQLEGLGRTSQRGHEQISAPGDLAVADTTQPFEIAHRHAFRLICFAVPRRLLPDTLFDRPRLGLSATETGRALSRTLASYAEICLGGRQLGKTSAMIGAHIAELIAHAPDILADISAEQVHTPVLLSVMLDHIARHSDDPELGAPALAKKFRCSERYVHRLFASTGRSVGEHVNEQRIAACTRALLDHTSARKTIAEIAFAAGFRDISHFNRLFKRHNGLAPREFRRTAAH, encoded by the coding sequence ATGGAATGGTCGACCAGGCCGGCCCGTCCGGATCAGCCCTTCGGCAGTTGGGCAGACGACCTCGCAGCCGCCTTCGTGCGCCTCGAGCCACGCAGGATTGCCGAGGAATCGTTTGCGGGTGCGATCTGCAAGGTCGACGCCGCGCCGCTGCAGATATCGCGGGTCACGGCGAGCGGGCACATCGTGCACCGGCTCGCCTCGCACATCGCTGCAAGCACCGACGACCTCTGCTTCGTCAACCTCCAGCTCGAAGGGCTGGGACGCACCTCGCAGCGCGGCCATGAGCAGATCAGTGCGCCCGGCGATCTCGCAGTTGCCGATACGACGCAGCCGTTCGAGATCGCTCACCGCCACGCCTTCAGGCTGATTTGCTTTGCCGTGCCGCGGCGTCTGTTGCCGGACACGCTGTTTGATCGCCCGCGACTTGGCCTGTCTGCGACCGAAACCGGCCGCGCGCTGTCGCGGACGCTGGCGAGCTACGCCGAGATCTGCCTGGGTGGCCGCCAACTCGGAAAGACCTCGGCGATGATCGGAGCACACATCGCCGAGCTGATCGCGCATGCGCCCGATATCCTTGCCGACATCTCGGCGGAGCAAGTTCACACGCCCGTGCTGCTGTCTGTCATGCTTGACCATATCGCCCGCCACAGCGACGACCCCGAGCTCGGCGCCCCGGCGTTGGCGAAAAAATTCCGCTGCTCCGAGCGCTACGTGCACCGCCTGTTTGCGAGCACCGGCCGTTCCGTGGGCGAACACGTCAACGAGCAGCGGATCGCCGCCTGCACACGCGCCCTGCTCGATCACACCTCAGCTCGCAAGACCATTGCCGAGATCGCCTTTGCCGCAGGCTTCCGCGACATCTCGCATTTCAACCGCCTGTTCAAGCGCCACAATGGCCTCGCCCCGCGCGAATTCCGTCGCACCGCCGCACACTGA
- a CDS encoding SDR family oxidoreductase, which translates to MTDHSIKDKTVIIAGGAKNLGGLIARDLAAHGAKAIAIHYNSAATKADADATVAAIKTAGANAVAFQANLTTSGAMEKLFTDAVAAVGRPDIAINSVGKVLKKPMVEISEAEYDAMSAVNAKSAFFFLKEAGRHVNDNGKICTLVTSLLGAYTPFYAAYAGTKAPVEHFTRAASKEFGARGISVTAIGPGPMDTPFFYPAEGADAVAYHRSAAALSGFSKTGLTDIKDIVPWIRLLVSEGWWMTGQTILVNGGYTTK; encoded by the coding sequence ATGACCGACCACAGCATCAAGGACAAGACCGTCATCATCGCCGGCGGCGCCAAGAACCTCGGCGGCCTGATCGCGCGCGACCTCGCGGCCCATGGCGCGAAGGCGATCGCGATCCACTACAACAGCGCCGCGACCAAGGCCGACGCCGACGCGACTGTCGCCGCGATCAAGACTGCCGGCGCCAACGCGGTCGCCTTCCAGGCCAACCTCACGACATCGGGCGCGATGGAAAAATTGTTCACCGACGCCGTCGCCGCGGTCGGCCGTCCCGACATCGCGATCAACAGCGTCGGCAAGGTGCTGAAGAAGCCGATGGTCGAGATCTCCGAGGCCGAATACGACGCGATGAGCGCGGTCAACGCCAAGTCCGCGTTCTTCTTCCTCAAGGAGGCCGGCCGTCACGTCAACGACAACGGCAAGATCTGCACCTTGGTGACGTCGCTGCTCGGCGCCTACACGCCGTTCTATGCCGCCTATGCCGGCACCAAGGCGCCGGTCGAGCACTTTACGCGCGCAGCATCGAAGGAATTCGGCGCGCGCGGCATCTCGGTCACGGCGATCGGCCCGGGCCCGATGGACACGCCGTTCTTCTATCCGGCCGAGGGCGCCGATGCGGTCGCTTATCACAGATCGGCAGCGGCGCTGTCCGGCTTCTCGAAGACCGGGCTCACCGACATCAAGGATATCGTGCCCTGGATTCGTCTGCTGGTCTCGGAGGGCTGGTGGATGACCGGCCAGACAATCCTCGTCAACGGCGGCTACACCACGAAGTGA
- a CDS encoding LysR family transcriptional regulator, whose protein sequence is MDRIDLFRIFARVVECASFTRAADTLGLPRSSVSSTVAELEQRIGARLLHRTTRKVSPTHDGAAFYERALRVVADVEEAETLFRQAGAEPSGRLRVDVPGRIGRLIIAPALPAFLDRYPQIDIDLGVTDRAIDLIADSTDCVVRVGPLGDSGLIARPLGNLVLINVASAGYLARHGTPQTPDDLGAHWAVNYASPSTGRIEEWEWCKQGASRTIAMRGRVTVNSAEAYIACCLAGLGLIQIPAYDVKRHLDAGELVELMPRHRATPMPMTLLYPHRQHLSRRLQVFADWLTALLKEKLLVVG, encoded by the coding sequence GTGGACCGCATCGATCTCTTCCGCATCTTCGCCCGCGTCGTCGAGTGCGCGAGTTTCACGCGGGCGGCCGACACGCTGGGTCTGCCGCGCTCGTCGGTCTCGTCGACGGTCGCCGAGCTGGAGCAGCGCATCGGCGCGCGGCTATTGCACCGAACGACGCGAAAGGTGTCGCCGACCCATGATGGTGCGGCGTTCTACGAACGGGCCTTGCGCGTCGTCGCCGATGTCGAGGAGGCCGAGACCTTGTTCCGCCAGGCCGGCGCCGAGCCGTCGGGGCGGCTCAGGGTCGACGTGCCCGGGCGGATCGGCCGCCTGATCATCGCGCCGGCGCTGCCGGCTTTCCTCGATCGCTATCCGCAGATCGACATCGACCTCGGCGTCACCGACCGCGCCATCGACCTGATCGCGGACTCCACGGATTGCGTCGTGCGCGTCGGCCCGCTCGGCGATTCCGGTCTGATCGCGCGGCCGCTCGGCAATCTCGTGCTGATCAATGTCGCGAGCGCGGGATATCTCGCGCGCCACGGCACGCCGCAGACGCCGGACGATCTCGGCGCACATTGGGCGGTCAACTACGCCTCGCCGTCCACTGGCCGCATCGAGGAATGGGAATGGTGCAAGCAGGGCGCCTCGCGCACCATCGCGATGCGCGGCCGCGTCACCGTCAACAGTGCGGAAGCCTATATCGCCTGCTGTCTTGCCGGTCTCGGCCTGATCCAGATTCCAGCCTACGACGTGAAGCGGCACCTCGATGCCGGAGAGCTCGTCGAGCTGATGCCGCGGCATCGCGCCACGCCGATGCCGATGACCTTGCTCTATCCGCACCGCCAGCATCTGTCGCGGCGGCTGCAGGTGTTCGCCGACTGGCTGACGGCGCTGTTGAAAGAGAAGCTGCTTGTCGTGGGCTAA